The following are encoded together in the Trachemys scripta elegans isolate TJP31775 chromosome 7, CAS_Tse_1.0, whole genome shotgun sequence genome:
- the VPS51 gene encoding vacuolar protein sorting-associated protein 51 homolog, which translates to MSVPQGGPLPGPAEPGSEPPGGKRRPHGMLKLYYGLPDPAGDPRGGLPPGGDPGGPTDINGAHFDPEVFLTKLRKECSLAQLMDCETDMVKQIRALDSDMQTLVYENYNKFISATDTIRKMKNDFKKMEDEMDCLAANMAVITEFSARISSTLQDQHEQITKLSGVHTLLRKLQFLFELPARLTKCVELEAYGQAVRYYSKARSILHQYQHMPSFQGIQDDCQKIMANLAQKLREKFRDGGSGAKDLAECVELLLQLDEPAEELCDEFLSHARCRLEAELEALEAELGQPGGAPITDVLEFIDRGCNIFVSNMCLVIASYQELFVSREGVQGITRMAQDKLVAFVNSLMETYFSLVERRIQLEKGVGDNSLLVRALDRFHRRLQALAKLLPASNVAAEGTEIVVRAAKERIRQYLLALQSFYQDCLTDVRQSLAAPRLAGKESPNLAELLGTISASVLNQIKSVLTYVHLFTAKDITFSNKPYFKGEFCSQGVREGLIVGFIKSICQTARQFCETTGDKGGSTPPALLLLLSRLCLDYETSTISYILTLTDEQFLVQDHSPITPVTSLCAEAREAAQRLLNHYVKVQGLIISQMLRKSVETRDWVNTIEPRNVRAVMKRVVEDTTSIDVQVGLLYEEGVRKAQSSDSSKRTFSVYSSSRQQSRYAPSYTPSAPLDTNLLSNIQKLFSERIDIFSPVEFNKVSVLTGIIKISLKTFLECVRLRTFGRYGLQQIQVDCYYLQLYLWRFVCDENLVHFLLDEIVGSTAHRCLDPVPMEQSVIEVICERG; encoded by the exons ATGTCGGTTCCCCAGGGGGGTCCCCTGCCGGGGCCGGCCGAGCCCGGCTCGGAGCCGCcgggcgggaagcggcggccgcACGGGATGCTGAAGCTCTACTACGGGCTGCCGGACCCGGCGGGGGATCCTCGGGGCGGCCTGCCCCCAGGAGGGGATCCCGGGGGAcctactgacatcaatggggcgCACTTCGACCCGGAAGTGTTCCTTACTAAG CTGCGGAAGGAGTGCTCACTAGCCCAGCTTATGGACTGTGAGACTGACATGGTAAAGCAGATCCGTGCCCTGGACAGCGACATGCAGACCCTGGTCTATGAGAACTACAACAAGTTCATCTCAGCCACAG ACACAATCCGCAAGATGAAGAACGACTTCAAGAAGATGGAGGACGAGATGGATTGCCTGGCTGCCAACATGGCTGTCATCACAGAGTTCAGCGCCCGCATCAGCAGCACCCTGCAGGACCAGCATGAGCAGATCACCAAGCTCTCGG GGGTCCACACGCTCCTGCGCaagctgcagtttctctttgagctGCCTGCCCGCCTCACCAAGTGTGTGGAGCTGGAGGCCTATGGACAGGCAGTGCGCTACTACAGCAAAGCCCGCTCTATCCTGCACCAGTACCAGCACATGCCCTCCTTCCAGGGCATCCAGGACGACTGCCAGAAGATCATGGCCAACCTGGCGCAGAAGCTGCGGGAGAAATTCAG GGACGGGGGCTCTGGGGCAAAGGACCTGGCTGAGTgcgtggagctgctgctgcagctggatGAACCAGCAGAGGAGCTGTGTGACGAGTTCCTTTCCCATGCCCGCTGCCGGTTGGAGGCTGAGCTGGAGGCCCTagaagcagagctggggcagccggGTGGTGCCCCTATCACTGACGTCCTGGAGTTCATCGACCGTGGCTGCAACATCTTTGTCAGCAACATGTGCCTGGTGATCGCCTCCTACCAGGAGCTTTTTGTCAGCCGAGAAGGGGTGCAGGGCATCACCCGCATGGCACAGGACAAGCTGGTGGCCTTTGTCAACTCCCTCATGGAGACATACTTCTCCCTGGTGGAGCGGCGCATCCAGTTGGAGAAAGGGGTCGGGGACAACTCACTGCTGGTGCGGGCCCTGGACCGCTTCCACCGGCGCCTACAAGCCCTGGCCAAGCTGCTGCCGGCCTCCAACGTGGCAGCAGAGGGCACAGAGATTGTGGTGCGGGCTGCCAAGGAGCGCATCCGCCAGTACCTGCTGGCCCTGCAGAGCTTCTACCAGGACTGTCTGACAGATGTGCGCCAGTCGCTAGCTGCCCCACGCCTGGCAGGCAAGGAGAGCCCCAACCTGGCCGAGCTGCTGGGCACCATCTCGGCCTCTGTCCTTAACCAGATCAAGTCGGTGCTCACCTACGTCCACCTCTTCACAGCAAAGGACATCACCTTCTCCAACAAGCCCTACTTCAAG GGTGAGTTCTGCAGCCAGGGTGTCCGCGAGGGCCTGATCGTTGGCTTCATCAAGTCCATCTGCCAGACGGCACGGCAGTTCTGTGAGACCACAGGGGACAAGGGTGGCTCCACTCCCCCcgccctgctgctcctgctctcccgCCTCTGCCTGGACTATGAGACCTCCACCATCAGCTACATCCTCACCTTGACCGACGAGCAGTTCCTAGTGCAG GACCACTCCCCCATCACCCCAGTTACCAGCCTGTGCGCGGAAGCCCGCGAGGCGGCCCAGAGGCTGCTCAACCACTACGTGAAGGTGCAGGGGCTGATCATCTCACAGATGCTGCGCAAGAGTGTGGAGACACGCGACTGGGTCAACACCATTGAGCCACGCAACGTGCGGGCCGTCATGAAGAGGGTGGTGGAGGACACCACCTCCATCGACGTGCAG GTGGGGCTCCTGTACGAGGAGGGCGTCCGCAAGGCCCAGAGCAGCGACTCCAGCAAGAGGACCTTCTCTGTGTACAGCAGCTCTCGGCAGCAGAGCCGCTATGCACCCAGCTACACACCCAG TGCCCCCCTGGACACTAACCTCCTGAGTAACATTCAGAAGCTGTTCTCTGAGCGCATCGACATCTTCAGCCCCGTGGAGTTCAACAAG gtcTCCGTCCTGACCGGCATCATCAAGATCAGCCTGAAGACCTTCCTGGAGTGCGTGCGGCTGCGGACCTTCGGGCGCTACGGCCTGCAGCAGATCCAGGTGGACTGCTACTATCTACAGCTCTACCTGTGGCGCTTTGTCTGCGATGAGAACCTGGTGCACTTCCTGCTAGATGAAATCGTGGGCAGCACAGCCCACCGCTGCCTGGACCCTGTGCCCATGGAGCAGAGTGTCATTGAGGTCATCTGTGAGAGGGGCTGA
- the TMEM262 gene encoding transmembrane protein 262, producing MVSIKVTKQMVPTPSMGWGGMSWKDPFVTVTFPSKVIFTSASLLLLLVHMGIFGADLYHFTVTQEFNLMSFHGTTVLLVSHVLSFYWALLGTFYTLEANDKVLRGFALTSLVMNFALFVGRFCLDYLTIEYREEFY from the exons ATGGTCAGCATCAAAGTTACCAAGCAGATGGTCCCTACACCTAGCATGGGATGGGGAGGTATGAGCTGGAAGGACCCCTTTGTCACCGTCACTTTCCCCAGCAAAGTAATCTTCACCAgtgcctccctcctgctgctgctggttcaCATGGGTATCTTCGGAGCAGACCTCTACCACTTCACTGTGACCCAGGAGTTCAATCTCATGAGCTTTCATGGCACCACAGTACTACTG GTATCCCATGTGCTGAGCTTTTACTGGGCCTTGCTTGGAACATTTTACACTTTGGAGGCCAACGACAAGGTTCTCAGGGGGTTTGCCCTGACCTCACTGG TGATGAACTTCGCCCTCTTCGTGGGCCGCTTCTGCCTGGACTACCTGACTATCGAATACAGGGAGGAGTTTTACTGA
- the ZFPL1 gene encoding zinc finger protein-like 1 isoform X1, with protein MGLCKCPKRKVTNLFCFEHRVNVCESCLVANHSKCIVQSYLQWLQDSDYNPNCRLCNTLLSTKDTARLVCYDLFHWSCLNEMANQLPKNTAPAGYQCPSCKGPIFPPANLVSPVASVLREKLSTVNWARAGLGLPLIDEADTIQETESPDTTDYTDWSSFSATAGPNSEETIQQSALSAYSYSAPPGLSSPQQQQGVNNGGVKEEHSVIDMGNASNETITINAAASTPRKVYDTREGGGGSRASGTQIDCDEDKYRRRPTLSWFAQLLKNRSGSKKRQPRSLMQRFVIILLIGGIGFLTLIIIMSKLGRASADNDPNLDPMFNPHIRVGQE; from the exons ATGGGGCTGTGTAAATGCCCCAAAAGGAAAGTCACCAACCTTTTCTGTTTTGAGCACCGGGTGAATGTCTGTGAGAGCTGCCTCGTTGCAAACCATTCCAAG TGCATTGTTCAGTCCTATCTCCAGTGGCTTCAGGATAGTGATTACAACCCCAACTGTCGTCTTTGCAACACCCTCCTGTCCACCAAAGATACTGCCCGGCTTGTGTGTTATG ATCTGTTTCACTGGTCATGTCTCAATGAGATGGCAAACCAGCTCCCAAAGAACACGGCCCCAGCTGGCTACCAGTGTCCCAGCTGCAAGGGTCCAATCTTCCCCCCAGCCAACCTGGTCAGTCCGGTGGCTTCAGTGCTACGAGAGAAACTGTCGACTGTGAACTGGGCTCGGGCCGGGCTTGGGCTGCCACTG ATTGATGAGGCTGATACCATACAAGAAACAGAGTCGCCTGATACCACAGATTACACTGACTGGTCTAGCTTCTCTG CAACTGCAGGCCCCAACTCAGAGGAGACCATCCAGCAAAGTGCCCTGTCGGCCTATTCCTACAGTGCTCCGCCCGGCCTctcttccccacagcagcagcagggcgtGAACAATGGGGGCGTGAAGGAGGAGCATTCAGTCATCGACATGGGGAATGCTAGCAACGAGACCATCACCATCAATGCAG CAGCCTCTACACCACGGAAGGTCTACGACACCCGGGAGGGTGGGGGCGGCAGCAGGGCATCCGGCACCCAAATCGACTGTGATGAGGACAAGTACCGCCGGCGGCCAACGCTCAGTTGGTTCGCGCAGCTTCTGAA GAATCGCTCTGGGTCCAAGAAGCGGCAGCCAAGATCCCTGATGCAGCGGTTTGTCATCATCCTCCTGATTGGCGGCATCGGCTTCCTAACCCTAATCATCATCATGTCAAAGCTGGGCCGGGCCTCGGCCGACAATGACCCCAACCTGGACCCCATGTTCAACCCCCACATCCGGGTGGGCCAGGAATGA
- the ZFPL1 gene encoding zinc finger protein-like 1 isoform X2 translates to MGLCKCPKRKVTNLFCFEHRVNVCESCLVANHSKCIVQSYLQWLQDSDYNPNCRLCNTLLSTKDTARLVCYDLFHWSCLNEMANQLPKNTAPAGYQCPSCKGPIFPPANLVSPVASVLREKLSTVNWARAGLGLPLIDEADTIQETESPDTTDYTDWSSFSATAGPNSEETIQQSALSAYSYSAPPGLSSPQQQQGVNNGGVKEEHSVIDMGNASNETITINAASTPRKVYDTREGGGGSRASGTQIDCDEDKYRRRPTLSWFAQLLKNRSGSKKRQPRSLMQRFVIILLIGGIGFLTLIIIMSKLGRASADNDPNLDPMFNPHIRVGQE, encoded by the exons ATGGGGCTGTGTAAATGCCCCAAAAGGAAAGTCACCAACCTTTTCTGTTTTGAGCACCGGGTGAATGTCTGTGAGAGCTGCCTCGTTGCAAACCATTCCAAG TGCATTGTTCAGTCCTATCTCCAGTGGCTTCAGGATAGTGATTACAACCCCAACTGTCGTCTTTGCAACACCCTCCTGTCCACCAAAGATACTGCCCGGCTTGTGTGTTATG ATCTGTTTCACTGGTCATGTCTCAATGAGATGGCAAACCAGCTCCCAAAGAACACGGCCCCAGCTGGCTACCAGTGTCCCAGCTGCAAGGGTCCAATCTTCCCCCCAGCCAACCTGGTCAGTCCGGTGGCTTCAGTGCTACGAGAGAAACTGTCGACTGTGAACTGGGCTCGGGCCGGGCTTGGGCTGCCACTG ATTGATGAGGCTGATACCATACAAGAAACAGAGTCGCCTGATACCACAGATTACACTGACTGGTCTAGCTTCTCTG CAACTGCAGGCCCCAACTCAGAGGAGACCATCCAGCAAAGTGCCCTGTCGGCCTATTCCTACAGTGCTCCGCCCGGCCTctcttccccacagcagcagcagggcgtGAACAATGGGGGCGTGAAGGAGGAGCATTCAGTCATCGACATGGGGAATGCTAGCAACGAGACCATCACCATCAATGCAG CCTCTACACCACGGAAGGTCTACGACACCCGGGAGGGTGGGGGCGGCAGCAGGGCATCCGGCACCCAAATCGACTGTGATGAGGACAAGTACCGCCGGCGGCCAACGCTCAGTTGGTTCGCGCAGCTTCTGAA GAATCGCTCTGGGTCCAAGAAGCGGCAGCCAAGATCCCTGATGCAGCGGTTTGTCATCATCCTCCTGATTGGCGGCATCGGCTTCCTAACCCTAATCATCATCATGTCAAAGCTGGGCCGGGCCTCGGCCGACAATGACCCCAACCTGGACCCCATGTTCAACCCCCACATCCGGGTGGGCCAGGAATGA
- the ZFPL1 gene encoding zinc finger protein-like 1 isoform X3, translating into MGLCKCPKRKVTNLFCFEHRVNVCESCLVANHSKCIVQSYLQWLQDSDYNPNCRLCNTLLSTKDTARLVCYDLFHWSCLNEMANQLPKNTAPAGYQCPSCKGPIFPPANLVSPVASVLREKLSTVNWARAGLGLPLIDEADTIQETESPDTTDYTDWSSFSATAGPNSEETIQQSALSAYSYSAPPGLSSPQQQQGVNNGGVKEEHSVIDMGNASNETITINAAASTPRKVYDTREGGGGSRASGTQIDCDEDKYRRRPTLSWFAQLLKRYHNTANDAHAQMCP; encoded by the exons ATGGGGCTGTGTAAATGCCCCAAAAGGAAAGTCACCAACCTTTTCTGTTTTGAGCACCGGGTGAATGTCTGTGAGAGCTGCCTCGTTGCAAACCATTCCAAG TGCATTGTTCAGTCCTATCTCCAGTGGCTTCAGGATAGTGATTACAACCCCAACTGTCGTCTTTGCAACACCCTCCTGTCCACCAAAGATACTGCCCGGCTTGTGTGTTATG ATCTGTTTCACTGGTCATGTCTCAATGAGATGGCAAACCAGCTCCCAAAGAACACGGCCCCAGCTGGCTACCAGTGTCCCAGCTGCAAGGGTCCAATCTTCCCCCCAGCCAACCTGGTCAGTCCGGTGGCTTCAGTGCTACGAGAGAAACTGTCGACTGTGAACTGGGCTCGGGCCGGGCTTGGGCTGCCACTG ATTGATGAGGCTGATACCATACAAGAAACAGAGTCGCCTGATACCACAGATTACACTGACTGGTCTAGCTTCTCTG CAACTGCAGGCCCCAACTCAGAGGAGACCATCCAGCAAAGTGCCCTGTCGGCCTATTCCTACAGTGCTCCGCCCGGCCTctcttccccacagcagcagcagggcgtGAACAATGGGGGCGTGAAGGAGGAGCATTCAGTCATCGACATGGGGAATGCTAGCAACGAGACCATCACCATCAATGCAG CAGCCTCTACACCACGGAAGGTCTACGACACCCGGGAGGGTGGGGGCGGCAGCAGGGCATCCGGCACCCAAATCGACTGTGATGAGGACAAGTACCGCCGGCGGCCAACGCTCAGTTGGTTCGCGCAGCTTCTGAA GCGCTACCATAATACTGCTAATGATGCACATGCCCAGATGTGCCCCTGA
- the CDCA5 gene encoding sororin, with amino-acid sequence MAGGGQRRTRSAGAAPAGSRARGDAVSPPPRRRSERIAGSPTRRGSQRKPLVEKKMVGSPLPAPVVKRSIMVKKIMPRKQQPAVALTEAEQTPCMTGTAWTPRRSPRISQKAGKENFPVESSEAKGCGSTDANPVLASSLPANASGLVEKAALSTVSINVCDSPPQDERDVLMSKKVRRSYSRLDASPSLDMSTPTFTQKKCSLFGFEKLLVPDALADVSPVGKVSPAQETPVEPNALGSTKEWDTNIPGISFPKEKRKKRRIPQIDKSELDEWAAQMNAQFEEAEQFDLLVE; translated from the exons ATGGCGGGCGGGGGCCAGAGGCGGACCCGGTCTGCGGGCGCGGCCCCAGCGGGGAGCAGAGCCCGGGGGG atgctgtctcccctcctccgAGGCGCAGGTCCGAGAGGATCGCAGGGTCTCCTACCAGGCGTGGTTCCCAGAGGAAACCTTTGGTGGAGAAGAAGATGGTGGGGAGCCCA CTTCCAGCTCCAGTGGTGAAGCGATCGATCATGGTGAAAAAGATCATGCCCCGAAAACAGCAG CCTGCTGTTGCTTTGACTGAAGCAGAACAAACCCCATGC ATGACTGGTACTGCTTGGACTCCACGGCGCAGCCCCAGG ATCTCCCAGAAGGCAGGAAAGGAGAATTTCCCAGTGGAAAGCAGCGAAGCCAAAGGCTGTGGAAGCACTGATGCTAACCCAGTCTTAGCATCATCTCTCCCTGCCAATGCCTCAGGCCTGGTGGAGAAGGCTGCCCTGTCTACAGTTAGCATCAATGTATGTGACTCTCCTCCTCAGGATGAGAGGGATGTGCTGATGTCTAAGAAAGTGCGCCGATCCTACAGCCGCCTGGATGCCTCACCCAGCTTGGACATGTCCACACCCACATTCACCCAGAAGAAGTGCTCACTCTTTGGCTTTGAGAAGCTCCTAGTGCCTGATGCACTGGCCGATGTGTCTCCAGTGGGTAAGGTTTCCCCTGCCCAGGAGACTCCAGTGGAGCCCAATGCCTTGGGCTCCACTAAGGAATGGGACACAAACATTCCTGGCATCTCCTTCCCCAAAGAGAAACGGAAGAAAAGGAGGATCCCCCAGATAGAT AAATCTGAACTGGATGAGTGGGCTGCTCAAATGAATGCACAGTTTGAAGAAGCAGAGCAGTTTGATCTTCTTGTGGAATGA